A single window of Haliotis asinina isolate JCU_RB_2024 chromosome 5, JCU_Hal_asi_v2, whole genome shotgun sequence DNA harbors:
- the LOC137284116 gene encoding dentin sialophosphoprotein-like — protein sequence MASDEEDEELAALRFAALASMKNKQKPVVEEDEDLKALKEAALKTLEKTLVNPSVASCTAPPTSGSATNLVQPIQSHSPNYYNSQPPSQYIHSQYSQPPPNYHQIVQSSDFYHQHNCHPSYGRGQAPHVHSSGGRSHRRNVGRGSVSRSIASMSSVNRSSTPPGVVSRGGASRASVSRGSASHGNAPRGLPPRGNNLIVISPMPMQGEVSLSDNRSVDHTVNAMPKVETSKPVLLRPQDKWCSGTSDSNSMTASPSRPKASGKFSRFDTSGSESEEESEEEEEITPLKSSDKENESDQNNSDSEVDNDKSSDSDSKSGLSDYESDRSKDNDSASDESLSEDSDNKDQSESEKKDDHKTDSDVNLQSETEEERNERLETDRLLEESMDRRQVFGSSSGKEDESPLKWTTKNILETVTTGDVQTANFDLSQKLAHHRAKMKEENCNEKVAGDLSEKLTNRRNRQQDLDQPNSATVSVASKDFENIKIQKVVDGDEDVFKTNMSANELKRLEARKRKFEGSPVSGISEVKKTISLKGIVPRSKKRPKEYRESRSVSPVPKRYSKDFERYEKRKASKTRRKSGSKENHEVKPHREDRQGKERSDWRPKTRDKSNSMIVESKKTEVTANTSDDSISDIDVEISGSESDCEEGRAWRKGENKNRIGVNRNRSRPVRHTTERFDSWQRQGRHGSPPSQRNHLANRRRQFRDPQNDVPSKHQRGGGRQRSVELLGESESDSDGPRLPSSIVMPNSKKETDIWKSKSSRLKESNNSDNENSDSELTSLKKSNSDYINRRIISSDPGRRKQNRRSRKVTADFDDHSKVTIKANSTKEHSERKAKFEAKDRNSLSVTVDSEKEISSRYRASVHDRLGRQLLQSNSESVKLKVSYGGADAKQKSTEDGKHVLDDLESTEMKQVLAEEASEDSPQADDELERRIQRIKEKNAAILKRQEEVRQDKERYG from the exons GCCTCTTGTACAGCTCCCCCAACTTCTGGGTCAGCCACCAACCTTGTGCAGCCAATACAGTCACACTCGCCAAACTACTACAACAGTCAGCCACCTAGCCAGTATATACACAGCCAGTATTCACAACCCCCACCAAACTACCATCAGATAGTCCAGTCCAGTGACTTCTACCACCAGCACAACTGCCACCCTTCCTACGGTAGAGGCCAGGCACCCCATGTGCATTCATCTGGAGGCAGGTCCCACAGAAGGAACGTTGGAAGGGGCAGTGTTTCAAGGAGTATTGCTTCTATGTCTAGTGTCAACAGAAGCAGTACTCCACCAGGGGTTGTTTCTCGTGGCGGTGCATCTAGAGCATCTGTATCCAGAGGGAGTGCCAGTCATGGAAATGCCCCAAGAGGATTACCTCCGCGTGGCAACAACCTGATTGTAATTAGCCCCATGCCAATGCAGGGTGAAGTATCACTCAGTGATAACAGATCTGTTGATCACACAGTGAATGCCATGCCAAAAGTTGAGACATCTAAACCAGTGCTGCTACGTCCACAGGATAAGTGGTGCTCAGGaacatctgacagcaacagcATGACAGCCAGTCCCTCTAGGCCGAAAG CTTCTGGGAAGTTCAGTAGATTTGATACAAGTGGCAGTGAAAGTGAAGAGGagtctgaagaagaagaagaaataacTCCTCTTAAGTCGTCTGACAAGGAAAATGAATCTGATCAGAACAACAGTGACTCTGAAGTGGACAATGATAAATCCTCAGACTCTGACAGCAAGAGCGGGTTAAGTGATTATGAAAGTGACAGGTCCAAAGACAATGACAGTGCCAGTGACGAAAGCCTGAGTGAAGACAGTGACAATAAAGACCAGTCTGAGAGTGAAAAAAAAGATGACCATAAGACAGACAGTGATGTTAATCTTCAATCGGAGACTGAAGAGGAGAGAAATGAAAGACTTGAGACAGATAGATTACTTGAAGAAAGTATGGATCGCAGACAGGTATTTGGCAGCAGCTCAGGGAAGGAAGATGAGTCGCCTTTGAAGTGGACCACTAAAAATATTCTTGAGACTGTGACTACTGGGGATGTTCAAACAGCTAACTTTGATCTCTCACAAAAACTTGCACATCACAGAGCTAAGATGAAGGAGGAAAATTGTAACGAAAAGGTTGCAGGGGATCTGTCTGAAAAACTGACCAACCGCCGCAATCGACAACAAGATCTTGATCAGCCAAACTCAGCTACAGTCTCTGTAGCATCAAAAGATTTTGAAAACATCAAGATTCAGAAAGTGGTGGATGGAGATGAAGATGTGTTTAAGACAAATATGTCAGCAAATGAACTAAAACGGTTAGAGGCCAGGAAGAGAAAATTTGAAGGGTCTCCTGTGTCTGGGATCAGTGAAGTGAAAAAGACAATTTCATTGAAGGGAATTGTGCCACGGTCTAAGAAGAGACCAAAGGAATATCGTGAATCTAGATCAGTGTCTCCTGTGCCTAAACGTTATTCAAAAGACTTTGAAAGGTATGAGAAGAGGAAGGCTTCTAAGACACGAAGGAAAAGTGGATCCAAAGAAAATCATGAAGTAAAGCCTCATAGAGAAGACCGACAAGGAAAAGAGAGATCTGACTGGAGGCCTAAGACAAGAGACAAAAGTAATAGCATGATTGTGGAAAGTAAGAAAACAGAAGTTACTGCCAATACATCAGATGATTCAATATCTGACATTGACGTTGAAATAAGTGGCAGTGAAAGTGATTGTGAAGAAGGCAGGGCATGGAGGAAGGGTGAAAATAAGAACAGGATAGGTGTGAACAGAAACAGAAGCCGACCAGTCCGACACACTACCGAACGTTTTGATAGCTGGCAAAGACAAGGTCGTCATGGCAGCCCTCCAAGTCAACGCAACCATTTGGCTAACAGAAGACGTCAATTTAGGGACCCCCAAAATGATGTTCCATCCAAACACCAAAGAGGTGGTGGAAGGCAGCGAAGCGTGGAACTGTTGGGTGAGAGCGAGAGCGATTCTGATGGACCAAGACTGCCCAGCAGTATTGTGATGCCAAATAGTAAAAAGGAAACTGACATCTGGAAGAGTAAATCTTCAAGGTTAAAAGAGAGTAATAACTCAGACAATGAAAACTCTGATTCAGAATTGACATCCTTGAAGAAATCAAATTCTGATTATATTAACAGACGAATCATTTCTTCTGATCCTGGGAggagaaaacaaaacagaaggTCCAGAAAGGTGACAGCTGACTTTGATGACCACAGTAAAGTAACTATAAAGGCAAATTCCACTAAGGAACATTCCGAAAGAAAAGCTAAGTTTGAGGCTAAAGATAGGAACTCTTTGAGTGTGACAGTTGACTCGGAAAAAGAAATTTCATCCAGATATCGTGCATCTGTCCATGACCGATTAGGTCGTCAGCTACTTCAGTCTAATTCAGAATCAGTTAAGTTGAAAGTCAGCTATGGTGGTGCTGATGCCAAACAGAAGAGTACAGAAGATGGGAAGCATGTTCTTGATGATCTGGAGTCCAcagaaatgaagcaagtcttggCAGAAGAAGCATCAGAAGATTCTCCAC